One Labilithrix sp. genomic window, GGAGTGGGCGGCACGGCTCGGGTCTATCGCGTCGAGGGGCCGTGGACGACGGAAAATTGCCGCATACGGCCCGGGGGGAGGCCTGGTGAGGCTCGTGCATAAGTGGCTGGAACTCGAGGGCAAGGAAATGGAATGATGAGCGGCTTGCGGGGGTTGTTCGCCAAGCGTTGACCGGACGGAGCACGATGCTTACCGTGTCGGGCCCTCGCGACAGCCGGCGAATCCGCCAGCGCGCTTTTGGAGGCCGTGATGAACAAAGTCCAACTGAAGAAGTTCAAGACCCTCCTCACCGAGAAGCGCGACGAGATCGTGAAGAAAGCGAAGCAGACGCTCGAAGAGGACATGACCCTCGACTCGAACGACCTGCCGGACGAGATGGACCTCGCTTCGAGCGAGTACCTCCAGTCCTTCACGTTCCGCCTCCGCGGTCGTGAGAAGGTGTTCCTCGACAAGATCGAGAAGGCGCTCCGCAAGATCGAAGACGGCAGCTTCGGCACCTGCGAGGAGTGCGGCGAAGAGATCTCGGTGAAGCGCCTCGAAGCGCGCCCGGAGACCACCCTCTGCATCCGCTGCAAAGAGGATCAGGAGCGCCACGAAAAGGACTACACCTGAGCCCTCGCGTCCTCGTGCCCCGGCGCGCACCCGAGCGATAGCCCGCTAACGTCGGACGCTACGGTCCGACGTCTCGCGTCCGCGACTCTGCACACCGTCCGGGTGGTGCTTCGGAGGACGCGCTCGCGTGTGCGCGGGCTACTCGCTGAGCGTGGTGCTTCGGAGGAGGAGCTGGGTCATTTCTAGGTAGAAACGCGCGGCGGCGTCGCCGTCGCGGAGGCGGCGTAGGAGCTCCTTGTAGAAGGAGAAGCGCACGCTGGGCGTCATCAAGCTCGGGGCGGGCTCGGCGCGGGCCGTCTCGACGACGCGTGTCCACCACGTGAGCTCGCGCTCGAAGAGGCGGTTATTGCCCATCTTCGCGAGGGAGGTCCACACCTCGCTCTCGACCTTCCACGCTTCGGACGCGTCCTCGATCGTCTCGAGCGACGCGACGACTTCGATGAGCCGCTCGATCTCCGTGCGGTCGACGCGGAGCTCGGCGAGGGCGACCATCGCGACGCCCTGGAGCATGCGTCGCTCGATCATCTCGCGCCGCTCGCGGGCGTCGACCGGGCCGAGCCGGTAGCGGAGCTCCGTCACCTCGACCGAATACGCGCGCGACGCGTCCGCGACGCGCGTCGTCCCGCCCTGCCGCGTCTCGAGGAGACCCCAGTCGCCGAGCTTGTGGATCGCCTGCCGCACGGTGCCGCGCGCGCACCCGAAGCGCTCCGCCAGCACGCGCTCGCTCGGCAGCGCGTCGCCCTCCCGCAGCTCCCCGCGCACGATGAGCGCCCCGAGCTGCTCGACGATCTGCTCCGCCGCCCGCTCCTTCGGCAGGAGCGGCTGGCTGGGTAACTTGGTCGCCATGTTTCTCACCAACGTTACAGCACACATTGGCTATCTGCTTGAAATGACGTGAGACAGCGAGGGCACGTGGGTTGAACAACTTGGTCACCAAGTGACCAGATGCTGACCCGCCTCCTCCTCGCCCTCTGCCTGCTCGTCGGCTGCAACAGCCCGGGGACGATGCCGATCGAGGAAGAGCCGGAAGCGGCGATCGATACGATCGAGGCCCCGCCGCCGGCCCCTCCGCCCGCGCCCGCGGCGCCGGCGTGCACCGGAAAGGGCGGCGCGCCCGGCGATACGACGATCACGCTGCACGTCGGCGCGCGCGCTCGCGAGGCGATCCTCCACGCGCCGCCGAGCTACGACCCCGCGCGCCCGCTGCCGCTCGTCCTCGTGCTTCATCCGCTGCTGCTCGACCACGTGCAGATGCGCGACACGGTCCGGATGGAGCGCTTCTCCGACGAGGGCGAAGGCGCGGGCTTCCTCACGCTCTTCCCGAACGGCGTCGACAAGAGCTGGAACGCGGGCGAGTGCTGCGGGACCGCGCGCGAGGAGAACGTCGACGACGTCGGATACATCCGCGAGCTGCTCGAAGAGGTGGCGAGCACGTATTGCGTCGACGAGACGCGCATCTTCGCGACCGGCTTCTCGAACGGCGCGTTCCTCTCCCATCGCCTCGGCTGCGAGCTCGGCGACACCCTCCGCGCGATCGTGCCCGTCGCGGGGACGCTCGGCATCCCCGAGGCCGACTGCAAGCGGACGACCCCGCTCCCCGTGCTCGCCTTCCACGGCACCGAGGACAAGCTCGTCCCGTACGGCGGCGGCAAGCCGAGCGGCGCGCTCGGGTTCCTCGGCCGCCTCCTCGACACCGCCGGCACGTTCCCGTCCCCCGCGACGACCGACGCCTTCTGGGCGAAGCACAACGGCGCGGCGGAGACGACGGTCTCGAGCTTCGCGCGCGGCGAGGTGTCGTGCGAGCAGCACGAAGGCGCGGCGCCGGTCACGCTCTGCACCGTGAAGGGAGGCGGCCACCAGTGGCCGGGCACGCTCGATCCCTTCCCCGTGATGGGCCACGCGACGAAGGACATCGACGCCACCGAAGCGGCGGTGAAGTTCTTCCGCGAGCACGGGCTGTAGCTCCGCGTCTCGCTACGTCTCGAACGGGCGCCACGAGGCGATCGCGTCGGCGCGCGCGCGGAGCGCCGGATCGAGCCGGCCGCTCACGGCGTCGCGGAGGGCGGCGGCCATCTCCGTCGCGCTCGTGAAGCGATCCTCCGGCTTCTTCGCGAGCGCGATCGCGAGGACCGCGTCCACGTCGGTGGGGAGCGAGGCGACGAGCTCGCTCGGGCGGACCGGCGCGTCGTGGACGATCGCGTAGAGGAGCTGCGGCGCCGTCGCGCCCGTGAACGGCGGCACGCCCGTGAGCGAGCGGTACACGACCGCGCCGAGCGCGAAGAGGTCCGTGCGCCTTCCGACCGCCTGGCTCTCGGCCTGCTCCGGCGCCATGTAGAGCGGCGTCCCGATGATGCGGTCGGCGGTGAGGGTGCCGCTCGAGCCCTCCTCCGTGCACACCCCGAAGTCCAGCACCTTCCACACCGGTCGCTTCCCCGCGACGCGGAAGATGTTCGCCGGCTTGAGGTCGCGATGGACGATCCCGGAGGCGTGGGCGACGGCGAGGCCGCGGGAGACGTCCTCGACCATGTCCGCGGCGGCGCGGACGTCGAGCCGCTCCTCGCGCCGGAGGATCGACGCGAGGTCTTCGCCGGAGAGGAGCTCCATCGCCATGTACGGCACGCCGTCGTTGCCCTCGCCGACGGCGTGGACCTCCACCAGGTTCGGCGAGCGAAGGCGCGACGCGACCGACGCCTCGCGCACGAAGCGGACGCGCCCGGTCTCGTCCTCGAGCGCGATGCCGGTGAGGAGCTTCAACGCCGCCTCTTCTCCGTCGCCGTTCTGCGCGGCGTAGACCTCGCCCATCGCGCCGCGACCGATGAGCGCGCCGACCTCCCACGCGCCGACGCGCGTGCCGGTGTAGATGCCGTCGCGCCCGCGCTGCGCCCGGAGCGCGGCCTCGAGGTCGCCGCGCGCCTCGTCGAGCTGGGCGACGCGGCGGCGCGCTTCGATCGCGCCGGCGCGCGCGAGCGCGATGCTCTCGAGCGCGGACTTGCGGCTCGAGCGCCCGTGGAGCAGGCCGAGCACGAAGAGCCCGGTCACGAGGAGCATCTGCGTGATCTTCTGGGAGCGCGGCACGTGCGTGGCGGAGAAGTGGCCGTCGTCCGGGAGGACGTCGAAGATCACCGCCGTCGCGAGCGCGACGTAGATCGCGATCTTGAGCCCGGCGAAGGCCCAGACGATCGGCCCCGTTCGCGCGCGCGCGAAGAACGGGATCCCGAGGACGCTCGCCGCGATGATGGGGGAGAAGAGGCCGACGTCGGCCTCGATCGCGGCCGAGCACAGCACCGCCGTCGCGCCGAAGGCGATCGTGCCGCCGCGCGAGTACGCCTTCTTCACCGCGGCGAGGTACCAGAGCGCCGCCGCCTCGAGCGCGAGGATGGGGACGAGCACGCGCGCGATGGGGCCGACCCAGGACGTGCTCTGGTTGATGTGCTGCGCGACGGCGCCCAACCCGGCGATGATCGCGGTGCCGCCGGCGAAGCTCTTCGTGCGCGCGATCTCGTCGTGGTGCAGGTCGTCGGCGAGCTGCTGCATCGGCGCCCCCACGACCGTCGACGCGTCGTGCACGTTCGCCGTCACCTGCGTCGTGGGAGGCTCGGAGTCCGCCTCCACTCGTTACACCGACGGCAGAGACGCCGACTTCTTCTTCGACGCCGGTCGCGTCTCGGCGCGGGAGAGGACCTCCGCGAGGTAGCGGCCCGTGTGCGAGCCCTTCGTCTTCGCGATCTCCTCCGGCGTGCCCGCCGCGACGATCGTGCCGCCCTTGTCGCCGCCCTCCGGGCCGAGGTCGACGACCCAGTCGGCGCACGCGACGACGTCGAGGTTGTGCTCGATGACGACGATGGTGTTGCCTTGATCGCGGAGCTCGAGGAGCGCGGCGAGCAGGATCTCGATGTCGGTGAAGTGGAGGCCGGTCGTGGGCTCGTCGAGGACGTAGAGCGTGCGCCCGGTCGCCTTGCGCGCGAGCTCGCGCGCGAGCTTCACGCGCTGCGCCTCACCGCCCGAGAGCGTCGTCGCCGGCTGGCCGAGCGTGAGGTAGCCGAGCCCCACGCGCCGGAGCGCGTCGAGCCGCTCGCGCACGCGCGGGATCGCCTCGAAGAACGGGATCGCGCGCTCCACCGTGAGATCGAGCGCGTCCGCGATCGAGAGGCCGTTGTAGTCGACCTCGAGCGTCTCGCGGTTGTACCGCTTGCCGCCGCACGTGTCGCAGGTGACGAAGATGTCGGGGAGGAAATGCATCTCCACCCGCAGCACGCCGTCGCCCTGGCACGCCTCGCAGCGCCCGCCCTTCACGTTGAAGGAGAAGCGGCCCGCCTTGTAGCCGCGCGCGCGCGCCTCCGGCTTTCCCGCGTAGAGCTCGCGCAACAGCGCGAACACGCCGGTGTACGTCGCGGGGTTCGAGCGCGGCGTGCGGCCGATCGGCGCCTGATCGATCGAGATGACCTTGTCGACGTGCTCGAGGCCGAGGACGGCGTCGCACTCGCCGATCGGCGCGGTCGCGGAGTAGAGCTTCGCGCGCGCGGCGGGGAGGAGCGTGTCGACGACGAGGCTCGACTTGCCGCTCCCCGACACGCCGGTGAAGCACGTGAAGAGGCCGGTCGGGACCTCCACCGAGACGTTCTTCAAGTTGTGCGCGCGCGCGCCCGCGACGCGGACCGCGCCCTTGCCGCGGGCCTTGCGCGTCTTCGGGATCGGGAGCTGCTTCTTGCCGCTCAGCCACGGACCCGTGATCGACTTCGGGTCCGCCATCACCTGCGCGGGCGCGCCGGCCGACACGATCGTGCCGCCGTGCGCGCCGGCGCCGGGGCCCATGTCGACGACGTGATCGGCGGCGAGGATCGCCTCGCGGTCGTGCTCCACGACGAAGACGGTGTTGCCGAGGTCGCGGAGGCGGATCTGGGCTTCGATGAGGCGCGCGTTGTCGCGCGCGTGGAGGCCGACCGAGGGCTCGTCGAGGACGTAGAGCACGCCCACGAGCGCGGCGCCGATCTGGGTCGCGAGGCGGATGCGCTGGCCCTCGCCGCTCGAGAGCGTCTGCGCGCTGCGATCGAGCGAGAGGTAGTCGAGGCCGACGTCGATGAGGAACCCGAGGCGCGCGGTGACGGCGCGGAGGAGCGGCTCCGCGACCGCGTTCTCGCGCGCGGTGAACTGCTCGCCGTCCTTGCCGAGGCTCGAGAGGAAGCGGCGCAGCCGCTCGAGCGCCATCCGTCCGAGCTCGGCGATGTCCTTGCCGCCGAGCTTCACCGCGAGCGCCTCGGGCCGGAGGCGGCGCCCCTTGCACGCCGAGCAGGTGCGCGTGACGAGGAAGCGCCCGAGCTCGTCGTCGGCGATCCCGCCTTCGTCCTCGTCCGGATCGTCCTCCTCGATCTGCCGGTCGTCGCTCGCGTCGAGGCGCGCCTCGAGCCGCGGGACGATGCCGGCGTACGGCTTCTTCTTCTTCGACCTCCCCTTCGTCTCTTCGGCGCCGAAGAGGAGCGCCTTCTTCATCTCCTCGGGCTGCTTGGCCCACGCGAGGTCGGGATCGACGCCGAGCGCCTCGACCGCGGCCGCGAGCTCGGTCGCGAGGGCGACGGAGCCGCGGCGGCCCCACGCGAGCATCACGCCTTCGCGCAGCGAGCGCGCGGGATCGCCCACCACGCGCTCGGGATCGACGACCGTGCGCGCGCCGAGGCCGTCGCAGGCGGGGCACGCGCCGTGCGGGCCGTTGAACGAGAACATGCGCGGCTCGATCGGCGGCAGCGAGATCCCGCAGTCGACGCACGCGAAGCGCTCCGAGAGCCAGAACGGCTCCTCGCCCTCGACCGCGACGAGGAGGCGGCCTTCGCCCGTCTTCAGCGCGAGCTCGACGCTCTCGGTGACGCGGCCCTTCACGCCTTCTTTGTTCACGATGCGGTCGACGACGACGTCGAGGTCGTGCGCCTTGCTGCGATCGAGCTCGATCGGATCGCCGAGGTCGACGACGGTGCCGTCGATGCGGACGCGGACGAAGCCCTCGCGCTTGAGCGACTCGAGCTCCAGCTTCAGCTCGCCCTTCCGCGCGCGCGCGATCGGCGCGAGCACGCTGAAGCGCGCGCCCTCCGGCAGCGCGAGGACGCGGTCGACGATCTGCTGCACGGTCTGCGCTTCGATGCGCTTGCCGCAGCTCGGGCAGTGCGGGACGCCGATGCGCGCGAAGAGGAGGCGCAGGTAGTCCGCGATCTCGGTGACGGTGCCGACCGTCGAGCGCGGTGACTTCGAGAGCGGCCGCTGCTCGATCGCGATCGCGGGCGAGAGGCCGTCGATGCGGTCGACGTTCGGCTTCGCGAGCTGCTCGAGGAACTGGCGCGCGTAGGCGGAGAGCGACTCGACGTAGCGACGCTGGCCCTCGGCGTAGATCGTGTCGAAGGCGAGCGAGGACTTCCCGGAGCCGGAGGGCCCCGTGAAGACGACGAGCTTGCCGCGCGGGAGCGTCACGCTCACGTCACGCAGGTTGTGCTGACGCGCACCGCTGACGACCAGCTTGTCCATCGCGCCTAGCTTAGTCTTTTCTTGTTCGAGAGGGCTCTGCCCTCTCGAGCTCTCCCGCCGGGGCCGGTCGCGCGAAGACGCGCTCTACGCCCCGGACCCCCGAGAGGTTGCCCCGTAGTCATTCGAGCGCTTGGCCGAAGTCGCGAATGAGCTCGAGCTCGGATTCGATCCCGACGCTGACACGGATGAGCCCGTCGCCGATGCCGGCGAGGCGCCGTGTCTCGGCCGGCATCGTCGAGTGCGTGGTCGACGCGGGGTGGATCGCGAGCGTCCGCACGTCGCCGAGGCTCACCGCGTGGGTGGCGACCTTCAGGCGCTCGAGCGCGCGCCGGCCCGCGTCGAGGCCGCCGCGTAGCTCGAACGAGAGGAGGGCGCCGAACGCGTGCATCTGCTTGCACGCGAGCGCGTGGCCGGGATGGGAGGGGAGCGAGGGATGGTGCACGATCGCGACGGCGGGGTGGGAGGCGAGCGTGCGCGCCAGGGACGCCGCGGTGGCGCATGCGCGTTCTTGGCGCAGCGCGAACGTGCGGAGGCCACGCGCGACGAGCCACGCCGAGTGCGGCGCGAGGATGCCGCCGAAGCCCTTGATGACGGTGTCGCGGACGCGGTCGACCATCGCGCGTGCTCCCAGGACCGCGCCCGCGATCACGTCGCCGTGGCCGCCGAGGCCCTTCGTCACCGAGTGCACGACGAGGTCGACGCCGTGCGCGAGCGGCGTCTGGGCGAAGGGCGTCGCGAAGGTGCCGTCGGCGAGGACGCGCGCGCCGCGATCGCGCGCGAGGGCGACGACGGCGGGGAGATCGACGACGGCGAGGGTCGGGTTCGCGGGCGTCTCGACGTAGAGGAGCTTCGTCTTGTCCGTGATCGCGGCGGCGTACGCGGCGGCGTCGCCGTCGACGAACGTCGTCGTGATGCCGAGGCGCGGGAGCCGCTCGCGGAGGAGGCGCGCGCTCTCGGCGTACATCGATCGCGGCGCGACGACGTGATCGCCGGCCTCGCACAGCGCGAGGATCGCGCCCGAGATCGCGGCCATCCCGCTCGCGGTCGCGCACGCGCTCTCCGCGCCCTCGATCGCGGCGAGCTTCGCCTCGAGCGCGGTGACGGTGGGGTTGCCCCAGCGCCCGTAGATCCATGCGTCTTCTTCTCCGCGGAACGCGCGCGCGGCGTGCTCGGTGCTCTGGAACGCGAACGCGCTCGACATCACGATCGCGGGGTCGAGCGCGCCGTCGCCGGCGGGGTCCTCGCCGGCGTGGACCGCGAGGGTCGCGATCGCGTCGGCGCGGCGGCGGAGCTGGACCGCGTAGTCGAGGGCGGGATCGATCACGCGCGCGATGCTACTTCACGTGGTCGCGTCGTGACGAGGACGCCGCCCGCGACGACGAGGAGCATCCCGATCGTCGCGGTCGGGCCGGGGCGTTCGTCGAGCAGCGCCGCGCCGAGGAGCGCGCTCGCGACGACGGCGAGGTAGCTCATGCCGGCCACGCGCGCCGCGTTCTCGAGCGCGTACGCGCGCGTCATCGCGAGCTGCGCGACGCCGGCGCAGATCCCGGCGAGGAGCATGCAGACCGCGTCGCGGAGGGAGGGCAGCTTCGGATCGAAGAGCGAGAGCAGCGTCAGGACGACGGCGGCGAAGACGGAGAAGTGGAACGCGATCGCCTCCGGCGACTCGGTCTGTCCGACGCGGCGGAGCATCATCATCGCGATCGAGCTCGAGAGCGCGGCGCCGCACGCGGCGAGCGTCGTGACGGTCGCGCTCGGCCCCGTCGGCGAGGTGAGCGCCGCGGTCGTGGCGCCGAAGACGAAGCTCGGCCGCACGACGAGGACGACGCCCGCGAGCGCCACCGCGATCGCGAGCGCGACGATCGGGCGCGTCGGCTCGCGGAGGACGATCGGCGCGAGGAGCGCGAGGAAGACGGGCGACAAGTTGAGGAGGGTGACGACGTTTCCGAGCGACATTGTCTTCGACGAAATCGCATAGAACGTCGAGAGCATGCTCACCGTGCCGAACAAGCTCCGCCAGAACACGGCGCGCTGGTCCTTCGCCGCGACGGAGCGCCCGCGCGCGCGGGCGGCGGCGTAGGCGACGAGGGCCCCGATCGCCGCGCGGACGGCGGCCACCGTCGTCCACGAGGCCGACGCCGTCGCGACGCGGGCGAGGAAGTTCATCGTCGCGAAGAGGACGGCGCTGACCGCCATGAGGGCCAACGGAGATGGCGTCCGGCGCGAGGCGGAAAGGGGTAGCGGCAAGAGAAGCCGTGATAGCCTAACGCTGCATGCTCAAGGTCGAGTGCGAGTCTTGCAAAGCGCCCTATCAGGTCGATGAGCGGCGCGTACCGCCGACCGGGCTCAAGATGCGTTGCCCGAAGTGCGGGCACACGTTCCTCGTCACGGATCCGTCGAAGGGCTCTCCGCCCGCCGACGGCGGCGCAGCGAAGGCTCCGCCTCCGAAGAAGGCGACGATGGTCGGTCTCGCTCCGAAGCCCGGCTCCGCCGCCGTGAAGGCAGCGCCGCCGGTCGCGAACCTGCCGGACATCGACTTCGACGTCGCGCTCCCCGCGGTGAAGCCGGGCGGCCCGCCGGGGAAGGGTCCGCCCGCGTTCGGCGCGAAGCCCGCCGCGCCGCCGCCCGCCGCGCCGCCGCCTGCCGCGCCGCCGCCGTTCGGCGGACTCGACGATCTCGATCTCCCCGCGCTCGCGAGCGACGCGGCGCTGCCCGCGACGGTGAACCGCGGCGGTCCGCCCAAGTTCTCGCCGCACGCGCCGCCGCCGATCGCGCCGGCGATTCCGCCTGCGCCGCCGCCGCTCGCGGCCGCGCCTCCGCCGGCTGCCGCGCCGAAGGCCGCGCCTGTCATCCCGAAGACCGACTTCAACTTCGACGTCGATCTCCCCGCCGTCCCGGCGGCGCCGACCGCGGGCGGCGGCGGCTTCGGATCGATCGATCTCCCCGCGCCGAAGCCCACCGCCGCGCGCCCCGTGCCCGCGCCGCCCCCCACGGCCGCCGCCGCGCCGCCGGCCGCGTTCGCGTCGAGCTTCGGCTCGCTCGATCTCCCCGCCCCGAAGCCGGCGGCGCCTCCCGCCGGGGGCCGCACGTTCGGCTCGGTCGATCTGCCCGCGTCGAAGACCGGCGGAGGCACCGCCGATCTGCCGTCGCTCCCGGGCGGCGGCTTCGGCGATCTCCCGGTCGTGCAGCCGGTCGGCGCGGGCCTCCCCGCGGCGAAGGGCGGCGGGTTCGGCGAGCTCGATCTGCCGTCGCTCCAGAACGATCTCCCGCTCCACTCCGGGCTCGGCAACAACCTGCCGGCCGCCGCGCATCCGGGCGCGCACCTCCCGGCGCCGACCGGCCCGGGCGCGCACCTGCCGACGGCGATGGGCGCGGGCCAGCACTTGCCGACGGCGATGGGCGCGGGCCAGCACCTGCCGACGGCGATGGGCGGCAACGCGCACCTTCCGTCGGCGATGGGCGCGGGCGCGCACCTGCCGACGGCGATGGGCGGCAACGCGCACCTTCCGTCGGCGATGGATGCGGGCGCGCACCTGCCTTCGGCGATGGGCGACGATCGACTGCTCCCGAACCGCGCTGGACCGGCGCCGGTCTCGTTCGGCGAGATCGATCTCCCGCTCGTCGGCGCCGGCAGCGACGCGTTCGGCGTGGCCCCGCCCCCGCCGCCGCGTCCGCTCGACGCGGGTGGCTTCGGCGAGGTCGATCTCCCGGCCGACAACTCGGGCGGAATGGGCATCGGCATGGGCGGCGGCCTTCCACCGCTCCCGGCGCAGCCGCAAGGCGGCGGCCTCGGCTTCGGCGAGGTCGATCTCGGCGGCGGCGGCGCGGACCTGCCGCCGATCGCGCCGCCCGTCGCGATGAGCGCGGGCTCGCTCGCGTTCCAGGAAGCGTCGCTCGACGCCGGGCCGAAGTCGGGGCCGAGCCCCGGCGCCGCGGTGCCGGGGCGGCTGCGCGAGCGCGCGCGAGACAGCGGCCCGCCGTCGAAGGCGCTC contains:
- a CDS encoding serine/threonine protein kinase, with protein sequence MEADSEPPTTQVTANVHDASTVVGAPMQQLADDLHHDEIARTKSFAGGTAIIAGLGAVAQHINQSTSWVGPIARVLVPILALEAAALWYLAAVKKAYSRGGTIAFGATAVLCSAAIEADVGLFSPIIAASVLGIPFFARARTGPIVWAFAGLKIAIYVALATAVIFDVLPDDGHFSATHVPRSQKITQMLLVTGLFVLGLLHGRSSRKSALESIALARAGAIEARRRVAQLDEARGDLEAALRAQRGRDGIYTGTRVGAWEVGALIGRGAMGEVYAAQNGDGEEAALKLLTGIALEDETGRVRFVREASVASRLRSPNLVEVHAVGEGNDGVPYMAMELLSGEDLASILRREERLDVRAAADMVEDVSRGLAVAHASGIVHRDLKPANIFRVAGKRPVWKVLDFGVCTEEGSSGTLTADRIIGTPLYMAPEQAESQAVGRRTDLFALGAVVYRSLTGVPPFTGATAPQLLYAIVHDAPVRPSELVASLPTDVDAVLAIALAKKPEDRFTSATEMAAALRDAVSGRLDPALRARADAIASWRPFET
- a CDS encoding aminotransferase class I/II-fold pyridoxal phosphate-dependent enzyme; the protein is MIDPALDYAVQLRRRADAIATLAVHAGEDPAGDGALDPAIVMSSAFAFQSTEHAARAFRGEEDAWIYGRWGNPTVTALEAKLAAIEGAESACATASGMAAISGAILALCEAGDHVVAPRSMYAESARLLRERLPRLGITTTFVDGDAAAYAAAITDKTKLLYVETPANPTLAVVDLPAVVALARDRGARVLADGTFATPFAQTPLAHGVDLVVHSVTKGLGGHGDVIAGAVLGARAMVDRVRDTVIKGFGGILAPHSAWLVARGLRTFALRQERACATAASLARTLASHPAVAIVHHPSLPSHPGHALACKQMHAFGALLSFELRGGLDAGRRALERLKVATHAVSLGDVRTLAIHPASTTHSTMPAETRRLAGIGDGLIRVSVGIESELELIRDFGQALE
- the uvrA gene encoding excinuclease ABC subunit UvrA, translated to MDKLVVSGARQHNLRDVSVTLPRGKLVVFTGPSGSGKSSLAFDTIYAEGQRRYVESLSAYARQFLEQLAKPNVDRIDGLSPAIAIEQRPLSKSPRSTVGTVTEIADYLRLLFARIGVPHCPSCGKRIEAQTVQQIVDRVLALPEGARFSVLAPIARARKGELKLELESLKREGFVRVRIDGTVVDLGDPIELDRSKAHDLDVVVDRIVNKEGVKGRVTESVELALKTGEGRLLVAVEGEEPFWLSERFACVDCGISLPPIEPRMFSFNGPHGACPACDGLGARTVVDPERVVGDPARSLREGVMLAWGRRGSVALATELAAAVEALGVDPDLAWAKQPEEMKKALLFGAEETKGRSKKKKPYAGIVPRLEARLDASDDRQIEEDDPDEDEGGIADDELGRFLVTRTCSACKGRRLRPEALAVKLGGKDIAELGRMALERLRRFLSSLGKDGEQFTARENAVAEPLLRAVTARLGFLIDVGLDYLSLDRSAQTLSSGEGQRIRLATQIGAALVGVLYVLDEPSVGLHARDNARLIEAQIRLRDLGNTVFVVEHDREAILAADHVVDMGPGAGAHGGTIVSAGAPAQVMADPKSITGPWLSGKKQLPIPKTRKARGKGAVRVAGARAHNLKNVSVEVPTGLFTCFTGVSGSGKSSLVVDTLLPAARAKLYSATAPIGECDAVLGLEHVDKVISIDQAPIGRTPRSNPATYTGVFALLRELYAGKPEARARGYKAGRFSFNVKGGRCEACQGDGVLRVEMHFLPDIFVTCDTCGGKRYNRETLEVDYNGLSIADALDLTVERAIPFFEAIPRVRERLDALRRVGLGYLTLGQPATTLSGGEAQRVKLARELARKATGRTLYVLDEPTTGLHFTDIEILLAALLELRDQGNTIVVIEHNLDVVACADWVVDLGPEGGDKGGTIVAAGTPEEIAKTKGSHTGRYLAEVLSRAETRPASKKKSASLPSV
- a CDS encoding DMT family transporter produces the protein MAVSAVLFATMNFLARVATASASWTTVAAVRAAIGALVAYAAARARGRSVAAKDQRAVFWRSLFGTVSMLSTFYAISSKTMSLGNVVTLLNLSPVFLALLAPIVLREPTRPIVALAIAVALAGVVLVVRPSFVFGATTAALTSPTGPSATVTTLAACGAALSSSIAMMMLRRVGQTESPEAIAFHFSVFAAVVLTLLSLFDPKLPSLRDAVCMLLAGICAGVAQLAMTRAYALENAARVAGMSYLAVVASALLGAALLDERPGPTATIGMLLVVAGGVLVTTRPREVASRA
- a CDS encoding TraR/DksA C4-type zinc finger protein translates to MNKVQLKKFKTLLTEKRDEIVKKAKQTLEEDMTLDSNDLPDEMDLASSEYLQSFTFRLRGREKVFLDKIEKALRKIEDGSFGTCEECGEEISVKRLEARPETTLCIRCKEDQERHEKDYT
- a CDS encoding FadR family transcriptional regulator, whose product is MATKLPSQPLLPKERAAEQIVEQLGALIVRGELREGDALPSERVLAERFGCARGTVRQAIHKLGDWGLLETRQGGTTRVADASRAYSVEVTELRYRLGPVDARERREMIERRMLQGVAMVALAELRVDRTEIERLIEVVASLETIEDASEAWKVESEVWTSLAKMGNNRLFERELTWWTRVVETARAEPAPSLMTPSVRFSFYKELLRRLRDGDAAARFYLEMTQLLLRSTTLSE